From a region of the Methanobrevibacter sp. V74 genome:
- a CDS encoding class I SAM-dependent DNA methyltransferase, with the protein MVENSSEIGFEKQIWDAADELRGSMDAAEYKHVVLGLIFLKYLSDKFEEKYQELVDEGKGFEEDIDEYTSENIFFVPSEARWEEIAKKANTEENGLTIDNAMKAIEDNNKSLKGILPKNFSRPELDKKKLGAVIDIFTNVQMSDKGDKKDILGRTYEYCLSMFAETEGKKAGEFYTPACVVKTLVSVLKPYDGRVYDPCCGSGGMFVQSKNFIENHSGNIKKISIYGQESNPTTWKMARMNLAIRGLEADLGGHQEDTFLNDLHKTLKADFVMANPPFNLKKWGQEQLQDDLRWKYGIPPKGNANFAWMQHMIHHLSPRGKIGLVLANGSLSSTNSGEGKIRQSIVEDDLVEGIVALPTQLFYTTGIPVCLWFLNRDKKQKGKTLFIDAREMGTMVSRKLRELTEEDIELIADTFTKFEEGTLEDEKGFCKVSDLDEIKKHDFILTPGRYVGFKPEEDDGIPFEEKMKTLTEELDELFKESNELEEKIRKSLGEIGFEF; encoded by the coding sequence ATGGTAGAAAATAGTAGTGAAATAGGATTTGAAAAACAAATTTGGGATGCAGCAGATGAACTTAGAGGTTCAATGGATGCTGCTGAATACAAACATGTAGTATTAGGTTTAATTTTTTTAAAATATTTATCTGATAAATTTGAAGAAAAATATCAAGAACTTGTCGATGAAGGGAAAGGATTCGAGGAAGACATTGATGAATATACTTCAGAAAACATATTTTTTGTTCCATCTGAAGCAAGATGGGAAGAAATTGCTAAAAAAGCAAACACGGAAGAAAATGGCCTTACAATAGATAATGCAATGAAAGCTATTGAAGATAATAACAAATCTCTTAAAGGAATTTTACCTAAAAACTTTTCAAGACCTGAATTAGATAAAAAGAAATTAGGTGCGGTCATTGATATATTCACTAATGTGCAGATGTCTGATAAAGGAGATAAAAAAGATATTTTAGGACGTACTTATGAATATTGTTTAAGTATGTTTGCAGAAACTGAAGGTAAAAAGGCAGGAGAATTTTACACACCAGCATGTGTTGTAAAAACATTAGTATCAGTTTTAAAGCCGTATGATGGAAGGGTTTATGATCCATGCTGTGGTTCTGGAGGAATGTTTGTCCAATCCAAAAATTTCATTGAAAATCACAGCGGAAATATTAAAAAAATCTCTATATATGGACAAGAATCAAATCCTACTACTTGGAAAATGGCAAGAATGAATTTGGCAATACGAGGATTAGAAGCAGACCTTGGAGGACATCAAGAAGATACATTTCTCAATGATTTACATAAAACATTAAAAGCAGATTTTGTAATGGCGAATCCACCATTCAATCTTAAAAAATGGGGACAAGAACAATTACAAGATGATTTAAGGTGGAAATATGGAATTCCACCAAAAGGAAATGCAAATTTTGCATGGATGCAACACATGATTCATCATTTATCTCCAAGAGGAAAAATAGGTCTTGTTTTAGCTAATGGTTCACTTTCTTCTACAAATTCTGGTGAAGGGAAAATTAGACAATCTATTGTTGAAGATGATTTGGTAGAAGGTATTGTTGCATTACCAACACAATTGTTCTATACTACAGGAATACCAGTATGCTTATGGTTTTTAAATAGGGATAAGAAACAAAAAGGTAAAACATTGTTTATTGATGCACGGGAAATGGGAACAATGGTTTCACGCAAATTACGTGAATTAACTGAGGAGGATATTGAATTAATTGCTGATACATTTACTAAATTTGAAGAAGGAACTTTAGAAGATGAGAAGGGGTTCTGTAAAGTAAGTGATTTAGATGAAATTAAAAAACATGACTTTATTTTAACTCCCGGTCGTTATGTTGGATTTAAGCCTGAGGAAGATGATGGAATCCCATTTGAAGAAAAGATGAAAACATTAACTGAGGAATTGGATGAACTGTTTAAAGAATCCAATGAACTTGAAGAAAAAATTAGGAAAAGTTTAGGGGAAATTGGGTTTGAGTTCTAG